A window of the Thalassospira sp. TSL5-1 genome harbors these coding sequences:
- the purD gene encoding phosphoribosylamine--glycine ligase: protein MKVLVVGGGGREHALCWAIARSPRLTKLWCAPGNAGIADSAQCVAISDGDIPGLVTFARDNGVDLVVVGPEAPLVAGLVDALDDAGIKSFGCSKAAAQLEGSKGFMKDMVAKFGVPTAAYGRFTTPADAKAFVEKQGAPIVVKTDGLAAGKGVTICQTVEEANAAIDECMVGGKFGDAGAEIVIEEFMTGEEASFFAVCDGKNVIPLVAAQDHKAVGEGDTGPNTGGMGAYSPAPVFTATVEERVMRDIIVPTVKGMAAEGHPFKGVLFAGLMIDENENPKLIEYNIRFGDPECQVLMSRLKSDVLDILDGAANGTLDQVKPEWFDETAMVVVMAAKGYPGSYEKGTEIRNVAAADALDKVKILHAGTKMDGDRLTATGGRVLGVTARGNSVSEAQKRAYEAVDKIDWPEGFCRRDIGWRAVAREKN, encoded by the coding sequence ATGAAAGTTCTGGTCGTTGGCGGCGGTGGACGGGAACACGCATTATGTTGGGCCATTGCGCGTAGCCCGCGTTTAACCAAACTGTGGTGTGCACCGGGCAATGCCGGCATTGCCGATTCCGCACAATGTGTCGCCATTTCCGATGGCGATATTCCTGGCCTGGTCACTTTCGCCCGCGACAATGGCGTTGATCTGGTGGTTGTCGGGCCCGAGGCCCCGCTGGTGGCGGGCCTAGTGGATGCCCTGGATGACGCCGGGATCAAATCCTTTGGCTGTTCCAAGGCAGCCGCACAGCTTGAAGGCTCCAAGGGTTTCATGAAGGATATGGTGGCCAAATTCGGCGTGCCGACTGCTGCCTATGGCCGCTTTACCACCCCTGCCGATGCCAAGGCCTTTGTTGAAAAACAGGGCGCACCGATTGTGGTGAAAACCGATGGCCTTGCTGCTGGCAAGGGTGTGACAATTTGCCAGACGGTTGAAGAAGCCAACGCTGCCATTGACGAGTGCATGGTCGGCGGCAAATTTGGCGATGCCGGTGCGGAAATCGTGATCGAGGAATTTATGACCGGCGAGGAAGCCTCCTTCTTTGCCGTGTGTGATGGCAAAAATGTTATTCCGCTGGTCGCAGCCCAGGACCACAAAGCCGTTGGCGAGGGCGATACAGGCCCCAATACCGGCGGCATGGGCGCCTATAGCCCCGCCCCGGTTTTCACCGCCACCGTTGAAGAACGTGTGATGCGTGACATCATCGTACCGACCGTCAAAGGCATGGCCGCCGAGGGCCATCCGTTCAAGGGTGTGCTGTTTGCCGGTTTGATGATTGATGAAAACGAAAACCCCAAGCTGATCGAATATAACATCCGCTTTGGCGACCCTGAATGCCAGGTTTTGATGAGCCGCCTGAAGTCGGATGTTTTGGATATTCTCGACGGGGCCGCCAACGGCACGCTGGACCAGGTAAAACCCGAATGGTTTGACGAAACCGCGATGGTGGTGGTGATGGCCGCCAAGGGGTATCCCGGATCCTATGAAAAAGGCACGGAAATTCGCAATGTTGCGGCAGCCGATGCGCTCGATAAGGTTAAAATCCTGCATGCGGGCACCAAAATGGATGGCGACCGCCTGACCGCCACCGGTGGCCGTGTTTTAGGTGTTACCGCACGGGGCAACAGTGTTAGCGAAGCGCAAAAACGCGCCTATGAAGCGGTAGACAAAATCGACTGGCCGGAGGGTTTTTGCCGCCGTGATATTGGCTGGCGGGCTGTTGCGCGCGAAAAGAACTGA
- a CDS encoding PAS domain-containing sensor histidine kinase, translated as MKTPSASHASARKTLLRPLKVSITLATIGLMISLAFLAFSAWRSASRLDPLEHHIHYLHKLQQIDVGISKLLVQHLGNQVPPDPSELQSIRSNIEQLQTASGALSEATPQNLQAADDYLKPPIDNPRSNLVGALSLIREINAEESRLQQQTVKNARQSANQEMTVALVALAIIPLFSLALIVWFQRRSFRAVNRLSELLDNVGNLEFSNIRPLSDNDPLTPIYAHYNDMTTRLRDAAKQQSEYTEQLQAQVRAAAETLLRQQDELENGARLAAIGEFSARLAHELRNPISGISMALHNLEIEIEDADHKERITLITEEMDRITRLLNSLLQSRPFLHEEAVTIPAEQLIGDVIKLFGYRLPEHITMTSEIEAGDVFLPRDTVRQILLNLLKNACEAMGDNAGKIVIRFVTDDKNAQLILSDSGPGYPAALLGKGVRPLQSAKPNGAGLGLSIIDHLVRSHGGEMRLDKSELGGAQTTIILPCEGK; from the coding sequence ATGAAAACTCCCAGCGCAAGTCACGCATCGGCGCGAAAAACACTGCTGCGTCCGTTAAAAGTTTCGATCACGCTTGCCACTATCGGACTGATGATTTCGCTAGCCTTTCTGGCCTTTTCGGCGTGGCGATCGGCAAGTCGGCTTGACCCGCTGGAACATCACATCCATTACCTTCACAAGCTTCAGCAAATTGATGTGGGGATCAGCAAATTGCTGGTGCAGCATCTTGGCAACCAGGTTCCGCCGGACCCGTCCGAACTGCAAAGTATTCGTAGCAATATTGAACAGTTACAAACAGCAAGTGGCGCACTATCGGAAGCAACACCACAAAACCTGCAAGCCGCAGATGACTATCTGAAACCGCCAATCGACAATCCGCGCAGCAATCTGGTGGGTGCATTATCGCTGATCCGCGAAATCAATGCCGAAGAAAGCCGCCTGCAACAGCAAACCGTCAAAAATGCACGCCAGTCGGCCAATCAGGAAATGACCGTGGCGCTGGTGGCCCTGGCGATCATTCCACTTTTTTCACTTGCCCTGATCGTATGGTTTCAGCGGCGGTCCTTTCGCGCAGTCAACCGGCTGTCCGAATTGCTTGATAATGTCGGCAATCTGGAATTTTCCAATATTCGCCCGCTGTCAGACAATGATCCGCTAACACCGATTTACGCCCACTATAACGATATGACCACGCGCCTGCGCGATGCGGCCAAACAGCAAAGCGAATATACCGAACAATTGCAGGCACAGGTGCGTGCCGCTGCCGAAACCCTGTTACGCCAGCAGGACGAACTGGAAAATGGTGCGAGGCTTGCAGCCATTGGCGAGTTTTCCGCCCGGCTGGCCCATGAGCTGCGCAACCCCATTTCCGGCATATCAATGGCGCTGCATAATCTGGAAATCGAAATAGAAGATGCCGACCACAAGGAACGCATCACCCTGATTACCGAAGAAATGGACCGCATCACACGGCTGCTAAATTCATTGCTGCAAAGCCGCCCCTTCCTGCATGAAGAAGCCGTAACGATCCCGGCGGAACAATTGATTGGCGATGTGATTAAACTGTTTGGCTATCGCCTGCCCGAACATATCACCATGACATCGGAAATCGAGGCGGGTGATGTTTTCCTGCCGCGTGATACAGTCCGCCAGATTTTGCTGAATCTCTTGAAAAATGCCTGCGAGGCTATGGGAGATAATGCAGGCAAAATCGTCATTCGTTTTGTTACGGATGACAAAAATGCACAATTGATCCTGTCTGATTCCGGCCCCGGTTATCCCGCAGCTTTACTGGGTAAAGGGGTGCGCCCCCTGCAATCAGCCAAACCCAACGGTGCCGGGCTTGGTTTATCCATTATCGACCATTTGGTCCGTAGTCACGGCGGTGAAATGCGCCTGGATAAAAGCGAGCTGGGCGGTGCGCAAACAACAATCATTCTGCCATGCGAGGGCAAATAA